In one Juglans regia cultivar Chandler chromosome 11, Walnut 2.0, whole genome shotgun sequence genomic region, the following are encoded:
- the LOC109003382 gene encoding L-type lectin-domain containing receptor kinase IX.1-like produces MFRLFFFLLLLPTAYTISFQITRFESNASNIIYLGDAAPSVGAIELVHRSNFVGRVGQAIYSERVPLWDFDTGKLTNFSTHFSFVIDTQRRADYGDGLAFFLAPVGFEVPLNSVGGFLGLFNTSTRDSSQNQIVLVEFDSCVNTLWDPQFEHVGINNNSIASAIHTPWNASFHSGDTVDAWITYNASTKNLSVSWKYRTTPNPQENTSLVYEIDLMRVLPEWVIVGFSSATGQYGERNIIRSWEFSSSLERRGKNANEKTLVVGLTVSAGVLIAVAIVTFVIFWAWKVKKREDETNKMANLTSINEDLERGAGPRRFSYRYLALATNNFSNDKKLGEGGFGAVYRGYLTDLDIAVAVKKMSRGSKQGIKEYITEVKIISRIRHRNLVQLIGWCHDKGELLLVYEFMSSGSLDVHLFGKRSPLTWAVRYKIASGLASALLYLHEEWEQCVVHRDIKPSNVMLDSSFNVKLGDFGLARLIDHELGPQTTGLAGTLGYMAPEYIATGRASKESDVYSYGVVALEIATGRKSNDPPEKDSAMGLVEWVWNLYGSGRLRTAIDNRLHIEFEEKQIECLMIVGLWCAHPDRSLRPSIRQAIHVLNFEATKPDLPLRMPVPLYHIPTPSVSSGEPLITTSLEDGR; encoded by the coding sequence ATGTTtcgtctcttcttcttccttctactTCTTCCCACCGCTTACACAATTTCTTTCCAAATCACTCGCTTTGAATCCAATGCAAGCAACATAATATACTTGGGAGATGCAGCGCCTTCTGTCGGAGCCATTGAGTTGGTCCACAGATCTAATTTTGTAGGCCGAGTCGGTCAAGCCATCTATTCTGAGAGGGTGCCTCTCTGGGACTTTGATACAGGAAAACTCACTAACTTTAGCACACATTTCTCCTTTGTTATCGACACCCAACGTCGTGCTGATTATGGCGATGGGTTAGCCTTCTTCTTGGCTCCTGTCGGGTTCGAAGTCCCTCTAAATTCAGTTGGTGGATTTTTAGGCCTATTCAACACATCAACCAGAGATTCATCTCAGAATCAAATTGTTCTTGTCGAATTCGATTCGTGCGTGAACACACTATGGGATCCTCAATTTGAGCATGTGGGGATTAACAACAATTCAATTGCTTCTGCAATACACACCCCCTGGAATGCTAGCTTTCATAGTGGGGATACAGTTGATGCATGGATCACTTATAATGCGTCGACGAAGAACTTGAGTGTCTCTTGGAAGTATCGAACAACCCCTAATCCTCAAGAGAATACGAGTCTCGTTTATGAAATTGATCTCATGCGGGTTCTTCCAGAGTGGGTCATAGTTGGATTTTCATCTGCTACAGGTCAATATGGAGAACGGAATATAATTCGATCATGGGAATTTAGTTCGAGTTtggaaagaagaggaaagaatGCAAACGAGAAGACTTTAGTGGTTGGTCTAACGGTTTCAGCCGGTGTTCTTATAGCCGTAGCAATTGTAacatttgtaatattttgggcATGGAAGGTAAAGAAAAGGGAAGACGAAACAAATAAGATGGCGAACTTGACATCAATAAATGAAGACCTTGAGAGAGGAGCAGGACCAAGGAGATTTTCTTACCGATATCTTGCTTTAGCCACcaacaatttttcaaatgacaAGAAGTTGGGAGAAGGAGGGTTTGGTGCCGTCTACAGGGGGTACTTAACTGATTTGGATATAGCAGTTGCTGTGAAGAAAATGTCAAGGGGGTCTAAACAGGGAATAAAGGAATACATAACTGAGGTGAAAATCATTAGCAGGATTAGACACAGGAATCTGGTTCAACTCATAGGATGGTGCCATGACAAAGGTGAGCTCCTACTTGTTTACGAGTTTATGTCAAGTGGTAGCCTTGATGTGCACTTGTTTGGCAAGAGGAGTCCTTTAACTTGGGCAGTGAGATACAAGATAGCTTCTGGGTTGGCATCTGCGCTGCTTTATCTCCATGAAGAGTGGGAGCAATGTGTCGTTCATCGCGACATCAAACCAAGCAATGTCATGCTTGATTCTAGTTTTAATGTGAAGCTTGGAGACTTTGGATTGGCTCGGCTCATAGACCACGAGCTAGGTCCTCAGACAACTGGATTGGCTGGAACGTTAGGCTATATGGCTCCAGAATACATAGCTACTGGTAGGGCTAGTAAAGAATCAGACGTATACAGTTATGGTGTGGTTGCATTAGAAATTGCTACAGGAAGAAAGTCAAACGACCCTCCGGAGAAGGATTCAGCAATGGGGTTGGTAGAGTGGGTTTGGAATCTTTATGGAAGTGGAAGGCTTCGTACTGCGATTGATAATAGATTGCATATTGAATTCGAGGAGAAGCAGATAGAGTGTTTAATGATTGTTGGACTATGGTGTGCTCATCCTGATCGAAGTCTTAGGCCGTCAATAAGGCAAGCAATTCATGTTCTTAATTTCGAGGCTACAAAACCAGATCTTCCATTGAGGATGCCTGTTCCTCTGTATCATATCCCTACACCGTCAG